A genome region from Anopheles stephensi strain Indian chromosome 2, UCI_ANSTEP_V1.0, whole genome shotgun sequence includes the following:
- the LOC118508106 gene encoding alpha-amylase A-like isoform X2, protein MNDSARLVVFLVLAVAFTGSPVAGQHDPHFVRGHSTIVHLFEWKWSDIADECERFLGPKGYGGVQLSPVNENIVIRQANGNRPWWERYQPISFKLETRSGSEAAFADMSRRCNAAGVRLYVDIIINHMGATQPVEPAIGTGGSTAIPSDRQFPAVPFGWPDFNQPCAINDWNNAIEIRNCELVGLHDLNQGVPWVRDRIVDFLNHLIELGVAGFRVDAAKHMWPADLEVIFGRLNNLNTAYGFAPGSRAFLAQEVIDMGSHEAVRKYEYIHLGTVTEFMFSHYLGRAFGGNDALRWLSNFGESWGLLSTRDAFVFVDNHDNQRGHDGILTYKQPKPYKMATAFAAAYPFGQLRIMSSFDFTSFDQGPPADAQGNLLSPIINPDKTCGGGWVCEHRWRQMYSMIHFRNLAWGTPLMHWWDNGNNQIAFARGNVGFVAFNLEPVDMNVILQTGLPAGIYCDVISGAREGESCTGLQVIVEPNGFASISIRANAEDGVIAIHSESRL, encoded by the exons ATGAACGATTCTGCGCGTTTGGTAGTGTTCCTGGTGTTGGCGGTCGCGTTTACCGGTAGTCCGGTAGCTGGTCAGCATGATCCACACTTTGTCCGCGGTCACAGCACCATTGTGCATCTGTTCGAATGGAAATGGAGCGATATTGCGGATGAATGTGAACGTTTCCTGGGACCGAAAGGCTATGGAGGTGTGCAGCTATCTCCAGTGAACGAAAATATCGTGATTCGGCAAGCGAACGGGAACCGACCATGGTGGGAACGTTATCAGCCCATTTCCTTCAAGCTAGAGACCCGCTCTGGTTCGGAAGCTGCGTTTGCCGACATGTCCAGACGCTGCAATGCGGCTGGTGTGCGTCTCTACGTGGACATCATCATTAACCACATGGGAGCAACGCAGCCCGTCGAACCGGCTATTGGTACTGGTGGGTCCACGGCCATTCCCTCCGATCGTCAATTCCCGGCAGTGCCTTTCGGATGGCCCGATTTCAACCAACCGTGTGCGATCAACGATTGGAACAACGCGATCGAGATCCGTAACTGTGAACTTGTAGGACTGCATGATCTCAACCAAGGTGTACCGTGGGTTCGTGATCGTATCGTCGATTTCCTGAACCATCTGATTGAGCTCGGAGTAGCCGGGTTCCGTGTGGATGCCGCCAAGCACATGTGGCCCGCAGATCTGGAGGTGATCTTCGGACGACTCAATAACCTCAACACCGCGTACGGATTTGCCCCCGGCTCGAGAGCTTTCCTCGCCCAGGAGGTTATCGATATGGGTAGCCACGAAGCGGTCCGAAAGTACGAGTACATACATCTCGGCACGGTCACAGAGTTTATGTTCTCGCACTATCTGGGCCGAGCATTCGGTGGAAATGACGCTCTCCGTTGGTTGTCCAACTTTGGCGAATCCTGGGGTCTGCTTTCTACTCGCGATGCGTTCGTGTTCGTAGATAATCACGATAACCAGCGCGGCCATGATGGAATCCTCACGTACAAACAACCAAAGCCGTACAAAATGGCTACCGCCTTTGCTGCAGCCTATCCTTTTGGCCAGCTGCGCATTATGAGTTCGTTCGATTTCACCAGCTTCGATCAGGGTCCACCGGCCGATGCGCAGGGAAATCTTCTCTCGCCCATCATTAATCCGGACAAGACGTGCGGCGGCGGTTGGGTGTGTGAGCACCGATGGCGTCAGATGTATAGCATGATCCACTTCCGTAATCTTGCCTGGGGAACGCCGTTGATGCATTGGTGGGACAATGGTAACAACCAGATCGCGTTTGCCCGTGGAAATGTCGGATTCGTAGCGTTCAACCTCGAACCCGTGGACATGAATGTGATCCTGCAGACGGGATTGCCGGCCGGTATCTACTGTGACGTCATTTCCGGGGCCCGTGAGGGTGAAAGCTGCACTGGTCTGCAGGTGATTGTGGAACCGAACGGGTTTGCATCGATTTCTATCCGAGCCAATGCTGAGGATGGTGTGATTGCCATCCACAGTGAG TCCCGTCTGTAA